One Bacillus marinisedimentorum DNA window includes the following coding sequences:
- a CDS encoding secondary thiamine-phosphate synthase enzyme YjbQ translates to MLIKQSLHTQKRDQFIEITDIVRQEVQENGVKNGIVTVYCPHTTAGITINENADPDVVHDMLMRLDEIYPWTHEKYRHMEGNSASHLKASTFGASATIVIEGGELLLGTWQGVYFCEFDGPRNRTWFLKLSPDIHS, encoded by the coding sequence ATGCTTATAAAACAATCATTGCACACACAAAAACGGGACCAATTCATTGAAATTACGGATATTGTACGACAGGAAGTGCAGGAAAACGGAGTGAAAAATGGTATTGTCACCGTGTATTGCCCTCATACAACAGCAGGAATTACCATCAATGAGAACGCTGACCCGGATGTTGTTCACGATATGCTTATGAGGCTTGATGAAATATATCCATGGACACATGAAAAGTACCGTCATATGGAGGGGAATTCCGCTTCACATTTAAAAGCGAGCACGTTTGGCGCTTCTGCAACAATCGTCATCGAGGGAGGCGAACTATTGCTCGGGACCTGGCAGGGGGTCTATTTTTGTGAATTCGACGGACCAAGAAACCGAACATGGTTCCTGAAATTAAGCCCTGACATCCATTCATGA
- the rpiA gene encoding ribose-5-phosphate isomerase RpiA, whose protein sequence is MNEKQLAGEKAAEYVQEGMIVGLGTGSTVYYTIMKLGERVKNGLKIKGVSTSSSTTKLASELGIPMTTLNEADRIDLTIDGADEVDKEGNGIKGGGGALLFEKMVAAASDSIIWVVGVNKLVEKLGAFPLPVEVIPFGYKQIQKKLSARGIKSDLRQQDGEVYKTDSGNYILDLQMGTIENPAELDQWLNGLAGVVENGLFNGMVNKVIAGKDGGTEVIEYR, encoded by the coding sequence ATGAATGAAAAACAACTTGCCGGCGAAAAAGCGGCTGAGTACGTTCAGGAAGGTATGATCGTCGGATTGGGAACCGGTTCTACGGTTTACTACACGATTATGAAGCTGGGTGAACGGGTAAAAAACGGTTTGAAGATCAAGGGGGTGTCGACATCCTCGTCGACGACAAAGCTGGCCAGTGAACTAGGTATTCCAATGACCACCCTTAATGAAGCAGATCGAATCGATTTAACCATCGATGGCGCCGATGAAGTCGACAAAGAGGGCAACGGAATAAAAGGCGGCGGCGGAGCTCTCCTGTTCGAAAAAATGGTTGCGGCAGCATCCGACTCAATCATCTGGGTAGTCGGTGTCAATAAGCTTGTTGAAAAGCTGGGGGCCTTCCCGCTTCCAGTAGAAGTCATCCCATTCGGTTATAAGCAAATCCAGAAAAAGCTGTCAGCCCGGGGCATAAAAAGCGATTTGCGCCAACAAGATGGTGAAGTGTATAAGACTGACAGCGGCAATTACATTTTGGATCTTCAAATGGGCACAATCGAGAATCCAGCCGAATTGGATCAATGGCTGAACGGACTTGCTGGAGTCGTGGAGAACGGCCTGTTCAACGGCATGGTGAATAAAGTGATTGCAGGTAAAGACGGCGGCACAGAAGTGATCGAATACAGGTGA
- a CDS encoding SDR family NAD(P)-dependent oxidoreductase, with translation MGTKKEERPLSLFSSEAFKGNHILVTGATGGIGSAAAKILAGAGADLTLTGRNEKKLDILAAELHRKHEGQQIIAVSGDLTKTHDREQILRQASERIGPVFGLVNNAGVSGGETVDKLSEEDLRHILEVNYVSTVLFTQAVYRQMMKRKEGSIVNVTSLSGLRGTYGNSAYSASKFAMTGFTHSLAVEAARNGIRVNAVAPGYVKTDMAAAAIQRRAKRQNKPYEKLLAEIEAGQPSGRITEPEEVAETIAFLLSDSAGNIVGETVKVSGGSVL, from the coding sequence ATGGGAACAAAAAAGGAGGAGCGGCCATTGTCTCTATTTTCATCTGAAGCATTTAAAGGAAATCATATCTTGGTGACAGGTGCCACCGGAGGGATAGGTTCAGCGGCGGCAAAAATTCTTGCCGGGGCAGGGGCGGACTTGACTTTGACTGGACGGAATGAAAAGAAACTCGATATACTGGCAGCTGAACTTCACCGTAAACATGAAGGACAACAAATAATAGCTGTATCAGGGGATTTGACGAAAACGCATGACCGTGAGCAAATACTGCGGCAGGCGTCTGAAAGAATAGGCCCGGTATTTGGCCTGGTCAATAATGCAGGTGTATCTGGAGGGGAAACTGTCGACAAATTGTCTGAAGAAGACCTCCGCCACATCCTTGAGGTCAATTACGTCTCCACTGTCCTTTTCACACAGGCTGTTTATCGGCAAATGATGAAAAGGAAGGAGGGTTCGATTGTAAACGTGACATCCCTTTCCGGTTTGCGGGGCACTTACGGAAACAGTGCATATTCTGCATCCAAGTTCGCGATGACGGGCTTCACCCATTCCCTTGCGGTGGAAGCGGCCCGGAACGGCATCAGGGTAAATGCTGTCGCTCCCGGCTATGTGAAAACCGATATGGCGGCCGCGGCCATTCAAAGGAGAGCAAAAAGGCAAAACAAACCGTATGAAAAACTGCTGGCCGAAATTGAAGCAGGACAGCCAAGCGGCAGGATCACCGAACCGGAAGAGGTGGCAGAAACGATAGCTTTCCTGTTATCTGACAGTGCCGGAAACATTGTCGGCGAGACGGTGAAGGTCTCAGGCGGAAGCGTATTATGA